The Candidatus Deferrimicrobiaceae bacterium region CCAGCGCGGACAGGATGTGGCGGTAATAGGTCTTGCGGTCCTCGCCCTTGATCGCGAAAACGGAGATACCGTCGTTCTTGACCAGCGACGCCGCGGCGGCGTCCTGCGTGGAGAGCGGGTTCGAGGCGCACAGCGTGAGCTTCGCCCCGCCCATCGACAGCACCTGCATCAGCGCCGACGTCTCGGTGGTGACGTGGAGGCACGCGGCGATCTTCACGCCCTTGAGCGGCTTTTCTTTCGCGAAGCGCACCCCGATCGAACGGAGCACGGGCATGTCTTTCTTGGCCCACTCGATCCGGTCGTATCCGTCTTTCGCGAGCTTGATATCCTTGATGTCGAACGATTTATCTTTTGCCATGTGTTGCGTCTCCTCTTTCTTATTTCAGGACCAGGGCACGCAGCGCCTTGGCCTTGTCGGTCTTTTCCCAGGTGAATTCGGGCAGTTCGCGCCCGAAGTGGCCGAGCGCCGCGGTCTTGCGGTAGATCGGGCGGAGCAGGTCGAGCGTCTTGCTGATCATCGCGGGGCGCAGGTCGAACGTCTCGCGGATCGCCTTGGCGATCTTCGCCTCGGGCGCCTTGGCGGTGCCGAACGTCTCGACCATGACCGAGACCGGCTCGGCCACGCCGATCGCGTAGGCCAGCTCGACCTCGCACTTGCCGGCAAGGCCCGCCGCCACGACGTTCTTGGCCACGTAACGCGCCATGTACGCCGCGCTGCGGTCGACCTTGGAGGGGTCCTTGCCCGAGAAGGCGCCGCCGCCGTGCCGGCTGTAGCCGCCGTAGGTGTCGACGATGATCTTGCGGCCGGTGAGGCCCGTGTCGCCGTGGGGACCGCCGACCACGAAGCGGCCGGTCGGGTTGATGTAGTACTTGATCTTCTTCGAGAGCAGATGGGCCGGGATCACCTTCTTGACGACTTCCTCGATGATCGCTTCCTTGATGGTGGACTGCTTGACCTCTTCGGCGTGCTGCGTGGAGCAGACGACCGCGGTCACCTCGACCGGCCTGCCGTCGACGTAGCGGACCGTGACCTGGCTCTTGCCGTCGGGGCGAAGCCAGGGGAGCTGCTTCTTGTCGCGGGCCTGGGTGAGCCGGCCGCAGATCTTGTGGGCGAAGGAGATGGGCATCGGCATCAGCTCGGGCGTCTCGTCGCACGCGAAGCCGAACATCATCCCCTGGTCGCCGGCGCCCTGCTTGTCTTCGTGCCCCCGGTCGACGCCCTGCGCGATGTCGGGCGACTGGCGGTCGATCGCGGTGATCACGGCGCAATTGTGGGCGTCGAAGCCCTTCGAGGTGCCGACGTAACCGATCTCGGTGATCGCGTTGCGGACAAGGGTCGAGATGTCGAGCTGCGCCTTGGTGGAGATTTCGCCGGCGACAACCACGAGCCCCGTGGTGACCATCGTCTCGCAGGCGACCCGGGCCCTCGGGTCCTGCCGGATAATTTCGTCGAGAACCGCGTCGGAGATCTGGTCGGCGACCTTGTCGGGATGGCCTCCGGTCACCGATTCGGATGTGAACACGAAATCGCTCATGCTGATATCGCTCCTGTCGTATGGATTGACTTAAACGTGTAATTGTATGTCAAAACTGCTCGTCTGGAAACAAATCTTCCATTTTTTTGCGAAGTCCCCGCTCGATATCGGTCGCCGTGCCGTGCAGCAGCATGCCGCCGGCGAACTCCCGCGCCTCGTAGGCGTTGGACTTCCGGATGATCCGCTTGACCCACGGAATGGCGGTGGCGTTCATGCTGAGCTCGTCGAGCCCCAGCCCCAGCAGGAGATAGGAGTAGAGCGGCTCGCCCGCCATCTCGCCGCACATGGAGACGGGGATCCCCGCATCGTGCCCCGCCTCGACAATGCGCCGGATGAGACGGAGGATTGCCGGGTGGAGCGGCTCGTAGAGGTAAGAGACGTGCTCGTTGATCCGGTCGATCGCCAGCGCGTACTGGATGAGATCGTTGGTGCCGATGCTGAAGAACTTGACTTCGCGCGCGAGCA contains the following coding sequences:
- the metK gene encoding methionine adenosyltransferase, which translates into the protein MSDFVFTSESVTGGHPDKVADQISDAVLDEIIRQDPRARVACETMVTTGLVVVAGEISTKAQLDISTLVRNAITEIGYVGTSKGFDAHNCAVITAIDRQSPDIAQGVDRGHEDKQGAGDQGMMFGFACDETPELMPMPISFAHKICGRLTQARDKKQLPWLRPDGKSQVTVRYVDGRPVEVTAVVCSTQHAEEVKQSTIKEAIIEEVVKKVIPAHLLSKKIKYYINPTGRFVVGGPHGDTGLTGRKIIVDTYGGYSRHGGGAFSGKDPSKVDRSAAYMARYVAKNVVAAGLAGKCEVELAYAIGVAEPVSVMVETFGTAKAPEAKIAKAIRETFDLRPAMISKTLDLLRPIYRKTAALGHFGRELPEFTWEKTDKAKALRALVLK